In the Pyrolobus fumarii 1A genome, one interval contains:
- a CDS encoding SPL family radical SAM protein, protein MTRKSGLVIRSFDPWSSPLCTCPPKYSLQPYTGCSHFCRYCYATAYIGMKKSTPKQRLLERLEYDLKRFVNPCLTINMSTSSDPYPPEERVYRLTRRVLEFLVPRGYRILITTKSSLVARDADVLARGNTAVTITITTLDDELARKLEPGAPSPRERIEAIRRLHEYGVPVGIRLDPLLPHLNDDEESIREVLEAAHDAGARFVVTSTYKARPDNLKRVIETFPELRDLYERMYKRDGTWMHGYWYLPANKRLEMIMRVKRIADKLGLEFATCREGFKHLHTAPSCDGSHLIPNRVPLPRGSRCSGNALSSKLGVERASIGLRRHMHGSERT, encoded by the coding sequence ATGACACGGAAGTCGGGCTTAGTGATACGCTCTTTCGACCCATGGTCTAGCCCGCTATGCACCTGCCCGCCCAAGTACTCGTTACAGCCGTATACCGGTTGTAGCCACTTCTGCAGGTATTGCTACGCAACCGCGTACATAGGCATGAAGAAGAGCACGCCTAAGCAGAGGTTACTGGAGAGGCTGGAATACGACTTAAAGCGCTTTGTGAACCCTTGCCTTACAATCAACATGTCTACTAGTAGTGACCCATACCCTCCAGAGGAGCGCGTCTATAGGCTCACAAGAAGAGTTCTTGAATTTCTCGTACCACGTGGCTACCGTATACTCATCACTACAAAATCTAGCCTCGTAGCCAGAGACGCAGATGTACTAGCTAGGGGCAACACCGCTGTAACGATAACAATTACCACCCTTGACGATGAGCTTGCACGGAAGCTTGAGCCTGGTGCACCATCACCGCGTGAACGCATAGAGGCGATACGTAGACTGCACGAGTATGGCGTGCCAGTTGGTATACGCCTGGATCCTCTACTCCCCCACCTGAATGACGATGAGGAGTCTATACGCGAGGTTCTAGAAGCCGCCCATGATGCTGGCGCGAGGTTCGTGGTAACGTCTACCTACAAGGCGAGACCTGATAACCTAAAGCGGGTTATAGAGACATTCCCAGAGCTTCGTGACCTCTATGAGAGAATGTACAAACGCGATGGCACGTGGATGCATGGGTATTGGTACCTACCTGCCAATAAACGCCTCGAGATGATAATGCGGGTCAAGAGGATCGCAGACAAGCTAGGTTTGGAGTTCGCAACGTGCAGAGAAGGGTTCAAGCACCTGCATACCGCTCCGTCCTGCGATGGCAGCCACTTAATACCTAACCGTGTCCCTCTTCCACGGGGATCTAGATGCAGCGGAAACGCATTGTCATCGAAGTTAGGGGTAGAAAGGGCGAGTATTGGGCTGAGACGGCATATGCATGGCTCCGAGAGGACATAG
- a CDS encoding PIN domain-containing protein — MLSSRPAWRIAEAVYDTSALMLLAEGVPVFELVEEVLGAKPRCVVLPQVLEELERHASSRSVRKRVAARLAIQIVSKRGCVTPNFRAGRLADDAIVEYVRRNIHAIAVTADTGLHRRLLQLGIPHLYYREEGRRFEAAGV, encoded by the coding sequence TTGCTAAGCTCGCGCCCAGCATGGAGAATCGCGGAAGCAGTTTATGACACTAGTGCGCTAATGCTCCTAGCTGAGGGGGTTCCCGTCTTCGAACTTGTTGAAGAGGTTCTAGGCGCTAAGCCAAGATGTGTCGTGCTACCCCAGGTGCTCGAAGAGCTTGAGCGGCACGCATCCTCTCGTAGCGTTAGGAAAAGAGTCGCAGCACGCCTAGCTATCCAGATAGTCTCGAAGAGGGGTTGTGTAACACCCAATTTTAGGGCAGGTAGACTCGCAGACGATGCAATAGTAGAGTATGTGAGGCGGAATATACACGCTATAGCCGTCACCGCCGATACAGGTTTGCACCGGCGTCTACTTCAACTCGGCATACCGCATCTCTACTACCGTGAGGAGGGTAGACGCTTCGAAGCAGCTGGGGTGTAG